Proteins from one Candidatus Nitrospira nitrificans genomic window:
- a CDS encoding slipin family protein codes for MSLLIPLVLLGLVLYASFKRVMEYERLVVFVLGKFQTVKGPGIRLVVPALQQMVRVNLQTVTMEVPSQDVITRDNISVKVNAVIFLRVVDPQRAVLAVQDYLYSTSQVAQTTLRSVLGQSQFDDLLSKRDDINAELQRIIDQQTEPWGVKVAAVEVKNVDIPQDMQRAIARQAEAERERRAKIIHAEGEFQAAQKLAEAADVISQNPAALQLRYLQTLVEIAAEKNSTTIFPIPIDTLAPFIKGLLPK; via the coding sequence ATGTCATTGCTCATACCGTTGGTCTTATTGGGATTGGTTCTCTATGCCAGCTTCAAACGTGTCATGGAATACGAACGGCTCGTGGTCTTTGTGCTCGGTAAGTTCCAGACGGTGAAGGGGCCTGGGATCAGATTGGTGGTGCCGGCCCTCCAGCAGATGGTCCGCGTCAACTTACAGACCGTCACAATGGAAGTCCCCTCGCAAGATGTCATCACGCGGGACAACATTTCCGTGAAAGTGAACGCCGTCATCTTTCTCAGAGTGGTCGATCCTCAGCGTGCCGTGCTCGCCGTTCAAGATTATCTCTATTCGACGTCGCAAGTGGCCCAAACCACACTGCGGAGCGTGCTCGGCCAAAGCCAGTTCGATGACCTATTGTCGAAACGTGACGATATCAATGCCGAATTACAGCGGATCATCGATCAGCAGACCGAGCCATGGGGGGTCAAAGTCGCTGCCGTCGAGGTGAAGAACGTGGATATTCCCCAAGACATGCAACGCGCGATCGCTCGGCAAGCGGAAGCCGAGCGGGAACGGCGTGCCAAAATCATCCATGCCGAAGGAGAATTTCAAGCCGCGCAGAAACTGGCTGAAGCGGCGGACGTGATCAGTCAAAATCCTGCCGCTCTTCAACTGCGCTACCTCCAGACGCTCGTGGAAATCGCGGCTGAGAAGAACTCGACGACGATCTTCCCGATTCCGATCGACACCCTTGCTCCGTTTATAAAAGGACTCTTACCGAAATAG
- a CDS encoding OmpA family protein, translating to MNNMIAKSGAVVVMGLILLSNQGCNTKWLKSGGEGGTGNESSKMPNLSKGGPSGELSGFSRNPSEERLGQGGYTTALNPSGHSAHQRAELTQEEKAAVEAGLQDVFFGYDQWTLSESGMEALNHNAAYLKDHPGVILKIEGHCDERGTTDYNMVLGDKRAKAARSYLAEVGANPKQVAIVSFGKERPFCFDRDESCYQQNRRDHMLLSTKK from the coding sequence ATGAATAACATGATTGCGAAGTCAGGGGCGGTGGTGGTGATGGGACTAATCTTGTTGTCGAACCAGGGCTGCAACACGAAATGGCTCAAGTCCGGCGGTGAAGGTGGGACTGGAAATGAGAGTTCGAAGATGCCAAACCTGTCAAAAGGAGGCCCCAGCGGAGAATTGAGCGGGTTCTCACGTAATCCGTCGGAGGAACGACTAGGGCAAGGAGGATACACGACGGCACTGAATCCATCGGGGCACAGCGCGCATCAGCGTGCCGAACTCACACAAGAAGAAAAGGCCGCCGTGGAGGCGGGGTTGCAGGATGTTTTCTTTGGGTATGACCAGTGGACCTTGTCGGAATCCGGCATGGAAGCGCTCAATCACAACGCTGCGTACCTTAAGGATCATCCAGGCGTCATCCTGAAGATTGAAGGCCACTGTGACGAGCGAGGCACGACCGATTACAACATGGTGTTGGGCGACAAACGCGCCAAGGCTGCTCGGAGCTATTTGGCAGAAGTCGGGGCAAATCCCAAGCAGGTGGCAATCGTGTCATTCGGCAAAGAGCGCCCCTTTTGTTTTGATCGGGATGAGTCCTGCTATCAGCAGAACCGCCGCGACCACATGCTTCTTTCCACCAAGAAGTAA
- a CDS encoding shikimate kinase: MNVVLIGYRGTGKSTVGKLVAARLDRVLVSTDAEVVKSADQSIPEIVERHGWEYFRDLESKVCQELAGRNGLVVDTGGGVILRSRNVDLLKGTGRLFWLTASVSTITERIGHDTQRPSLTGVKSFVDEIQDVLRERTPKYQAAANCIIETDGKSAAQVADEILARL; the protein is encoded by the coding sequence ATGAATGTGGTGCTCATCGGCTATCGTGGGACGGGAAAGAGCACCGTCGGCAAGCTCGTGGCAGCCCGTCTTGACCGTGTCCTTGTCTCTACGGACGCCGAGGTTGTGAAGTCGGCTGACCAGAGCATTCCCGAGATCGTTGAACGACATGGATGGGAGTACTTTCGCGATCTGGAATCCAAGGTCTGTCAAGAGTTGGCCGGTCGGAATGGGTTGGTTGTCGATACCGGAGGGGGAGTCATTCTTCGATCACGAAATGTCGACCTCTTAAAAGGAACAGGAAGACTGTTCTGGTTGACCGCATCAGTGAGCACGATTACTGAGCGGATCGGTCACGATACCCAACGCCCGTCCCTCACCGGAGTGAAGTCTTTTGTGGATGAGATTCAAGACGTGCTTCGCGAACGCACACCGAAGTATCAGGCAGCGGCGAATTGCATCATTGAGACGGATGGAAAGTCTGCAGCGCAAGTTGCGGATGAGATTCTGGCACGACTCTAG
- a CDS encoding shikimate dehydrogenase, with the protein MMDIDAQTKFCGVIGNPVGHSLSPAIHNAAFRTLGLNFVYLAWQVEAIGDAVKGLRALGNFRGASVTIPHKVAVIPFLDQVETTAQRIGAINTIVAGKGTLTGYNTDATGARMALKAGGVALTGRHIVILGSGGAARAIAFALAAESGVEKLTLLGIEDAERIRLAQDIRSTATVTVEDSYLDESALRRVLPAAQILIHCTPVGMSPKAEATCVPGSLLHPDLAVMDIVYNPRETRLLREAGLAGCKTISGLDMFLNQAVAQFELWTDQPAPVEVMRRVLESHFR; encoded by the coding sequence ATGATGGACATTGATGCTCAGACGAAGTTTTGCGGTGTCATCGGCAATCCGGTCGGGCATTCCCTGTCGCCTGCCATTCACAATGCGGCGTTCCGCACATTGGGGCTTAATTTTGTCTATCTCGCCTGGCAAGTGGAAGCGATCGGTGATGCCGTCAAAGGGCTCCGCGCACTGGGAAACTTTCGCGGAGCGAGCGTAACCATTCCTCACAAGGTGGCCGTGATTCCGTTTCTCGATCAGGTGGAGACGACGGCGCAACGGATCGGCGCGATCAATACGATCGTGGCTGGGAAAGGCACGCTCACCGGGTACAATACGGACGCGACCGGCGCGCGGATGGCGTTGAAGGCGGGTGGAGTTGCGCTCACGGGAAGACACATCGTCATCCTCGGTTCCGGAGGTGCCGCACGAGCGATTGCTTTCGCGCTGGCGGCTGAGTCCGGCGTAGAGAAATTGACCTTGCTGGGGATTGAGGATGCGGAGCGGATTCGCTTGGCTCAGGATATTCGTTCTACGGCAACGGTGACGGTGGAGGATTCGTATCTGGATGAGTCGGCCCTTCGTCGGGTTCTTCCTGCCGCGCAGATACTCATTCATTGCACTCCGGTCGGGATGTCTCCGAAAGCCGAGGCCACCTGTGTTCCGGGCTCGCTCCTCCATCCCGATCTGGCGGTCATGGACATTGTCTACAATCCACGCGAGACCCGATTGCTCAGAGAGGCAGGACTTGCGGGCTGCAAGACAATTTCCGGGTTGGACATGTTCCTTAATCAGGCGGTTGCGCAATTTGAGCTATGGACCGATCAGCCTGCTCCCGTTGAAGTGATGCGCCGTGTCTTGGAGTCTCATTTCCGATGA
- a CDS encoding NfeD family protein, translating to MRGTVFPYRAFGRPILAATMGGAVIALCLILMGSPAYAGEVIVASYEGVINPVAAEYLHDALAFAHSSDAQALIFKLDTPGGLDTSMRLMIKEMIGSPLPVIVFVAPSGGRAASAGVFITMAAHVAAMAPGTNIGAAHPVAMGGGEMDGTMKEKVENDATAYIKSIAEQRGRNVSWAEDAVRKSISATEQEAVKLKIIDMVAENIPSLLKQLNGRTITMATGSITFSNETATLREFPMGTRLELLKTLSDPNIAYLLMSIGTIGIMAELYSPGAILPGIIGAISLILAFYSLQSLPVNYAGALLVILGVVFLLLEISVTSYGLLALGGLAAMTLGGLLLIKSDAPFMQVSLSFLLPTVMTIGALVGTVIWTAAKSGRRGPVTGVEAMIGSIGIAKTDLDPRGQIALHGEIWEATSQTLIRQGEAAEVTSVEGLTVKVAPFHKENT from the coding sequence ATGCGTGGCACCGTGTTTCCGTACAGAGCTTTCGGCAGACCAATCCTCGCAGCGACGATGGGAGGGGCGGTCATCGCCTTGTGCCTGATCCTCATGGGCAGTCCGGCCTATGCCGGTGAAGTCATCGTCGCCAGTTATGAAGGAGTGATCAACCCGGTGGCAGCGGAGTACCTGCATGATGCCCTGGCTTTTGCCCACTCGTCGGACGCCCAGGCCCTCATCTTCAAACTCGATACGCCCGGAGGCTTGGACACCTCCATGCGCCTCATGATCAAAGAGATGATCGGTTCGCCCCTCCCCGTGATCGTGTTCGTCGCTCCCTCGGGAGGCCGAGCTGCCTCGGCAGGAGTCTTCATTACGATGGCAGCCCATGTGGCCGCCATGGCTCCGGGAACCAACATCGGAGCCGCGCACCCGGTCGCGATGGGCGGCGGTGAGATGGACGGCACGATGAAGGAGAAAGTGGAAAACGACGCGACGGCTTACATCAAGAGTATCGCGGAGCAGCGTGGACGGAACGTATCATGGGCTGAAGATGCCGTTCGAAAGAGCATTTCCGCCACGGAGCAAGAAGCCGTGAAACTCAAGATCATCGATATGGTGGCTGAAAACATCCCGTCGCTGTTAAAACAGCTGAACGGGAGAACGATTACCATGGCTACCGGATCGATCACGTTCTCAAACGAGACCGCCACGCTCCGCGAATTCCCGATGGGAACGCGTCTGGAATTGCTCAAGACATTGAGCGATCCCAACATCGCCTATCTCCTGATGTCCATCGGAACCATCGGGATTATGGCCGAACTGTACAGCCCCGGGGCGATCCTTCCCGGCATCATTGGCGCCATCAGCTTGATCCTCGCCTTCTATTCGCTCCAATCGCTCCCCGTCAACTACGCAGGCGCCCTCCTTGTGATACTCGGCGTCGTGTTTCTGTTGCTCGAAATTTCAGTGACCAGCTATGGATTGCTCGCACTCGGCGGATTGGCTGCCATGACCTTAGGGGGCCTCCTCCTCATCAAGAGTGACGCGCCATTCATGCAGGTATCCTTGTCATTTCTATTGCCGACCGTCATGACGATCGGCGCCCTGGTTGGAACCGTCATCTGGACGGCCGCCAAAAGCGGGCGCCGCGGGCCAGTGACTGGAGTGGAAGCCATGATCGGATCGATCGGGATTGCGAAAACGGATCTCGACCCGCGCGGCCAGATCGCGTTACACGGAGAGATCTGGGAGGCGACCAGCCAGACTTTGATTCGGCAGGGAGAGGCTGCGGAAGTGACGTCGGTCGAAGGGCTGACGGTGAAAGTCGCCCCTTTCCACAAAGAGAATACCTGA
- a CDS encoding PilZ domain-containing protein gives MKNLGAFFKSKPADQIPAKPLPAERRVQPRFTTQFRSTFSGQREEGQGRTLDISVGGCKIESDSTVTQGTKLECRLHIPGLDWPLRIDEATVRWVDGGTFGIAFSRISPEELAKLKTILSELEQDE, from the coding sequence TTGAAGAACCTCGGTGCATTCTTCAAATCAAAACCCGCCGATCAGATTCCGGCCAAACCTCTACCCGCGGAACGGCGGGTTCAGCCGAGATTCACCACTCAGTTTCGGAGCACCTTCTCGGGACAACGAGAAGAGGGGCAGGGGCGGACTCTGGATATTTCCGTCGGTGGGTGTAAGATCGAAAGTGATAGCACAGTGACACAAGGGACCAAGCTCGAATGCCGACTCCACATTCCAGGCCTTGATTGGCCGTTGAGGATCGACGAGGCCACGGTGCGCTGGGTCGATGGCGGTACATTTGGGATCGCCTTTTCGCGTATTAGTCCAGAAGAGCTTGCGAAGCTCAAGACGATACTCTCCGAACTTGAACAGGACGAGTAA
- a CDS encoding SDR family NAD(P)-dependent oxidoreductase, with amino-acid sequence MNRLEGKVTVVTGGNAGIGEAIAKRVAEEGGSVVITGRRQQEVDRVASVIRHNKGKVLGVAGSVTDETHVSDVVRRTIDSFGRIDILINNAGIGEFGKRLHETDDAVWARVLDINLTGVFRMTRAVIPHMLKQGRGSIVNISSIASLVGLSGLAAYTASKGALDALTRALAVEYANEGIRCNVVNPGLIDTPMAAPLMANPDMLQPILAQYAIRRPGTPEEVANLVLYLASDEAAWVTGATFPIDGGMTVYKG; translated from the coding sequence ATGAATAGGTTAGAAGGCAAGGTAACCGTCGTGACGGGAGGCAATGCCGGAATCGGCGAAGCGATCGCGAAACGTGTTGCCGAGGAGGGAGGCTCGGTCGTCATCACGGGACGTCGGCAACAGGAAGTGGATCGTGTGGCCAGTGTGATCCGACATAACAAGGGGAAAGTCCTCGGCGTTGCCGGTTCAGTGACGGACGAAACCCATGTGTCGGATGTTGTCCGTCGAACGATCGATAGCTTTGGGCGGATCGACATTCTGATCAACAACGCGGGGATCGGTGAATTTGGAAAACGTCTCCACGAAACTGATGATGCGGTCTGGGCGCGTGTGCTCGACATCAACTTGACCGGGGTCTTCCGCATGACTCGAGCCGTCATTCCTCACATGTTGAAACAAGGACGAGGCTCGATCGTGAATATCTCGTCCATTGCCAGTTTAGTCGGTCTCTCCGGCTTAGCCGCCTATACGGCATCGAAAGGGGCGCTTGACGCCTTGACGCGCGCGCTGGCCGTCGAATATGCGAATGAAGGGATTCGCTGTAATGTGGTGAACCCTGGTCTCATCGATACGCCTATGGCGGCCCCCCTTATGGCCAATCCGGACATGCTCCAGCCCATTCTTGCCCAATATGCGATTCGTCGTCCTGGAACACCAGAAGAAGTGGCCAATCTGGTTCTGTATCTGGCGTCAGATGAAGCAGCCTGGGTCACTGGAGCGACCTTTCCGATTGATGGGGGCATGACGGTCTACAAAGGGTAA
- a CDS encoding tRNA (adenine-N1)-methyltransferase has product MSQLSSGERIHLVDHKRRQYALTLKAGETYQFSGQKIAHDAIIGRPDGTIVVLSGGKKMLAVRPTFGDYVLKMPRGAQVLYPKDLALIPMWADVYPGARVFESGTGSGALTMALLRAVGPRGSVVTYEMREDFARTALQNVDRYLGPVPNLTALRKNAYEGIELLDDGISFDRVVLDLPEPWQVIPHAATALRSGGIYLSFVPTVPQVVQTVEALERATVFGMIETFETLLRTWSVQGRSVRPDHRMVAHSGFITVARKVEPGLLRSTAGKGVSIDGDQEDLSDEAGEELSA; this is encoded by the coding sequence ATGTCTCAATTGTCCAGTGGTGAACGCATCCATCTTGTCGATCACAAAAGGCGCCAGTACGCCCTCACGTTGAAGGCGGGCGAGACCTATCAATTCAGCGGCCAGAAGATCGCTCACGACGCGATCATCGGGCGGCCTGATGGGACCATCGTCGTCCTGTCGGGTGGGAAAAAGATGTTGGCGGTTCGGCCGACTTTCGGAGACTATGTGCTGAAGATGCCGCGTGGCGCTCAAGTGCTCTATCCGAAGGATCTCGCGCTGATTCCCATGTGGGCGGATGTGTATCCGGGTGCGCGGGTGTTTGAGTCCGGAACCGGTTCAGGCGCGCTGACCATGGCGCTGTTACGAGCAGTCGGACCCCGAGGATCGGTGGTGACCTATGAGATGCGGGAAGATTTTGCACGCACCGCACTGCAGAACGTCGATCGCTACCTGGGGCCCGTGCCCAATCTGACGGCATTGCGGAAGAATGCCTATGAAGGCATTGAGCTGCTTGATGATGGAATTTCGTTCGATCGCGTCGTGCTCGACTTGCCTGAACCTTGGCAGGTGATCCCGCACGCAGCCACCGCGTTGCGATCCGGGGGGATCTATCTGAGCTTTGTTCCCACCGTGCCCCAAGTGGTACAAACGGTCGAGGCGCTTGAACGGGCAACCGTATTCGGAATGATCGAAACGTTTGAAACGTTGCTCCGAACCTGGTCCGTACAGGGCAGGAGCGTGCGGCCCGATCATCGCATGGTCGCCCATTCTGGATTCATCACCGTCGCCCGAAAGGTAGAGCCAGGGCTGCTCCGTTCGACGGCAGGGAAAGGGGTTTCTATCGACGGCGACCAGGAAGACCTGTCCGATGAAGCAGGAGAGGAGCTGAGCGCATGA